The sequence GGAGAAGGAGTGGTACTTCTACAGCCTCCGCGACCGCAAGTACCCGACGGGCCTGCGCACCAACCGCGCCACGGTGGCCGGCTACTGGAAGGCCACCGGCAAGGACCGCGAGATCCGCAGCGGCCGCACCGGCGCGCTGGTGGGCATGAAGAAGACGCTCGTCTTCTACCGCGGGCGCGCCCCCAAGGGCCAGAAGACGCACTGGGTCATGCACGAGTACCGCCTCGAGGGCACCTACGCCTACCACTACCTCTCAAACTCCACAAGGGTCAGTCCTCTAGTCCACGCCATGCTTCTCGATCTATCGTTTCCTCCTTTGTTAACCTGTGCATTTCCCCTTGCAATTCATTTTTTTGTCTTGGCAATGCTGATTTGTAGTACATCTTCTTATagagtttatatatatatatacaagaaTCTAAAACTGGAAAAGTTTCTGTACAAGTACAAAACTACAAATACGTACAGCACTAGAGACACAATGTAATGATTATGGGAGGGCAAAGTAGTCGCAAGCTCAGTTCTTCGAGTTGTGAACTCATGCATTTCATGCAGCTACGGGCCATGTTTGGATGAATCCAcgaaaacttttgcacaaaaagacgaatgcatgcatgaagtattaaacgaagtttatttgcaaaacctttttagaaatgggtgtaacttttcgagacgaatctaatgagccaagtttcattattattggctacagtgatgctacagtaaccgcgctcaatcatcctcCAATCATGCGGTTAAAGAcctcattagctagagcaactgctacagtaccacaattgtggaggtaattttgtaattagattttatttaatacccctaattagtagtcaaagcatCGTTTCTCTCTATCAAAACTTTTCCACCcttcatccaaacacggccacgAACTCATGcatttcatgcagctacgagtATAGCTCTGTCTTGCATTGCATGAGCTGTGAACTCATGcatttcatgcagctacgagtATAGCTGCAGAGTGCTCAGGGCAGGCAGGCCTGCCTGTGTCCCTGGCTTTCCTGCTGCCGATGCGTCATGCGTGTAGGATACTGCTAGCTGCTGGTACCACTGCATGCGTTGTCATGGCATGCGGCGAAGCGCAGGGATTCGAATCTTTTCTTGGCCAGTGGACGATACGATCGCAGGGATCAGTGCGTGCGTGCATGGCCGCGCACAAGTTTCTCTTGTTTGTTTTTTACTGCGGCTGTGCTAGTTTCTCTTTTCTGATTTCTGAATCTGAGTGGatataggccgtgtttagttccgttgctggattaattagcatcattagattcgtctcgcgatttataatctatctgtgcaaaaaaattgtaaatagactGCATTTAGTACTCAATGCATTTgtcgaaatatttgatgtgactttttttttttataGGATTTACGAGGTCGGATCTAAACATGACCATAATCTCTGCATTCATGTTTCCTGACTTCTGCCAGCAACTCTACCATACGTCCATACCATAGTGTATCAACAAAgtatttttcctttttggcATGGATAGCCATGCCAAGGAAGATTTAGCTAGTTAATTTTGTAATACAATGGTATTTTGGTAGCTACAGTACATGAGCAAGAACCTAGTTTTGTGAGCATTCATGTGGATGCAACAGAGGTATTCGTTTCCTGATAAGAAAGGCTCCTGAAACAATAGCATTCGTTTCCTGGTCATACTACTGCAGCGAAGTTTCTTACACTGTTGCTGTTGCTTGTGTTTTATCTCACCCGTGCGATGTTGGATCAGGACGAATGGGTGATCGCGAGGGTGTTCCAGAAGCCCGGCGAGGTACCGCCGTCCCGCAAGCAACGCCTCGGCctcagcagcgccgccggcggcgagtccTGCTTCTCCgactccacctccgcctccatcggcggcggaggcggcggcgcgtccgCATCGTCAGCGCTGCGCCCGCTGCTGACGGACGCCTCGCTGttcgcggcggccgccgacaGCGGCTCCTACTGCGGCGctgccagcgccagcgccaACAACGTGTTCACCGGCCGTGAGCTCGTGCCCTGCTTCTCCACTACCACCAGCCCCCAGGATGCCGCCCTCGGCATCGGGCAGCCGTACAACCCGGTCCCGCTGGCcttcgagccgccgccggcggcggccttcttCCCGAACCTTCGCTCCCTCCAGGACAACCTCCAGCTGCCGCTGTTCCTCTCCGGCGGCCTGTCCGCTGGCGCCTCGACGCTGGGCCAGCTGGGCAACGGGGCCCTCCACTGGCCCGCCGCCATGGAGGTGAAGGTCGAGGGCCGCGCGGCGCCGCAGATGGCCGTCGGCCCCGGCCAGCTCGACGGTGCCTTCGGCTGGGGCTTCTAGTTGTGCACACACCACCACTAATTGGGCCAACAATCCATGGATTAGTGCTAATCAAGTATCGTAGCGAACGATCAAATAATCGTGCTGTGCTCGTGTAAAAAGCCTTATTAATTAGCTGCTATGTGGTATCGTTATGCTGATGCAACTGTGTTTATGCTCTGGTGGTCTCCAACTGCAGTAGCAGGATGCGATTGACCATGTATTAGTGGATTGATCTGTCAGTAGGTAAGTGATGTCAAGTCTTCTAGCTAGCTTTATTGATGTGCACTAGTGTAATCGGATCAGTTAATGTCCGAGCTGTCGTACGTACCTCTGGGATTTGACGTGTTGCTCTGTGGAATCCATGATGTATCTGATCAGGAATGGTCCTATGGATCGGATCAGTTTGTCAATGGAGTATGTTTGTGTCTGCTGCTTTTTATTCTTGGCATGTTCCAACGTGATCTATTTGCTTTTATCTTTTGCGTATATATGATGAGATGACTAGCAGGGTTGATAATGGTGGTTGTGATTTTATCACTTGGAGTGAGTCGTCAGGCCTCAAGAGCTCAGCCGCTGATCAGGGCAGAAACGCAGTCCGAACTCTTAATTTCTCACTCAAGTGCGCTACTAATAACTGCTGCTTAGGCTGACTGCTTGTGGACGCttaagtctctctctctctctatatatatatatagacacacaaaCTGAGTTCCACTACCTTTTCATATGTAACGAACGAATCACTACAACTGTACTGTGTACCATGCATTGTTTTCTCCAATGTCAATTCATAGATGCATGTTTCTAGTGGTCTTAGACCTTTTCTATCCCATCTTAGACCTTTCCCTGTTTGTACTTACGTAATTTTCATGAATGCTATATGAACTCAACTATTCTTGTGCTTCAGGCAATGCTTCTAGTGGTCACAGGTAGCTAGCTTACCTTCAAGCATTGATATTACATATATACACTTACTACAAAACTGTGTATGTTTGGTTTGCATTCTAACCTTGCAAACATGCTCATATACTTGCCCAATATAGAGATCATATATGTTTAAGTGGTGATTGGAGACTAAGCGTAAATGAAACATGCATGCTCTAGAGTTTATTATACCATATAGTATATATTTACTAGCTAGCTTGTGTAGTGATCATGGCCCCCATCACTTAGGAGTTACTCCATCCGTCCTCAAATATTAAATATTTTGATTTTTCCTAAGTCAAATTAttgtaaatttgatcaaatttatagaaaagagtAGTAATATTTTGAATGTCAAATGAGAATAGTTAGAtccattgtaaaatatattttttgtaatttacttatttgatcAATTAGATGTTAACATTCTTCTCTATAAATTTAGTTAAACTTAAACTACTTTAATTTAGAACAAACTAAAATACCTTATATTTAGAACCGAGGGCTAACTAAGAACCAAGGTTACCAAAAACTAGCAATTGACTTTGGGAAGACTACTTTCAAGGTCAATTGTCTTTTTCAATAGGTACGTACATTCAACTATGGCCCTATTTGGGGGCGCGGGTGAGAAAAGCGCAGTTGCGATAAGCCAACGCGGCCCGCTTCTACGATTCTGCGTCGCGCAGTTCAATTTCCGCTTAAAGTGCGGGTGAGCGGCCGGGAAACATGTGTCAAACGCGCGGCGTTTAACGGGTTTATTCTGCATTTTTCGCAGATAAGCCTCGCGAACGGAgtcccaaacaggccctatAGCAAGAATCCTCAAGTACCATGATCCAGTGACCCAGCACACATGCTCATAAAATAATGAAACAAAATTTAAATATAAAATGGTACGCTCGAAATGTGGGCGGTCGATAAACGCAGCACACATGCTCATAAAATAATGAAAAAATGGCATTACTGCATAATAACCTACTATCAGATTATGTAACTGCTTCAACTCATAACCCCCACGCTCCTACCATTACTACTCCAGCtcagggtttacaaaaccgaccggtctggtcaaaccgccgccctccggtagcggtttaccggaccggtttgaccggaaaccgattgaattcaaatccaaattcaaaagcacatgtccaaattcaaaagcacATGTGTAACCagttccgaccggtataccgaccggtttatcggtccggtctgactggttacTGGTGTTTTAACCAAAAAATCCGACGGTTTAAAAGTGGTTTCCTGGTTTGACTGGTTTACCAgccggtttgaccagtttacCGGTCGCCATATGCGGTGGGCTTTAATGGgacggcccatttttttctttttcttttttgatttaacttcatatgcccgcaaactatactaaatgtatgaatttttgagaaaatttgacaccattagattcgtcgcaccttgaagtatttttagaaattttttgggaatttttcatttttttgaatttgaatttaaatttaaattttgaatttgggccggtttggtaccggcccaaaccgaaaccgggacaaaccggtttgaccggtaaccggttaaACCAGACCaattcccaccggtttggttaacCCTGCTCCAGATATCTATACCAGCTTTATGATCAATTGATCACCCCGTGGCTGAACAAGCGTACACAGTGGCTCAACTTGGATTAGGACCAAGGTTAAAAATACCGACCGGAACCGGtccagtttgaccggttaccggtcaaaccggtacgGGCCAGTTCCGGTTCCagccggtttcaaaccggcccaaattcaaaaatcaaatttgaattccaaaaaatgaaaaaattcctaaaaatacttcaagttgtgaTGAATTTAATGGTatcaattttttcaaatattcgatcatttagtatattttgcgagtatttgaagttaaacaaaaaacatgcatacaaaagtatacaaatacaatgtaaaagtagtagaAAAGAGGGTTCGAGGGtttatttaggctaaaacatgttgtacaaacattcatttagtatactttgcgggtatttgaatttaaaccaaaaaagaaaaaaattgaatttaacCAGTTACAACTCAAACCGACCTGTTACAACTTAAACCGACCGGTAATCGGTCAAATCGAACCGgtaaaccgatcaaaccggtcggcTAGCCGATAGAAACATGTTGAACATGAGTTTTTGGTTTGTATTTTGAATTTAGATGTTTTTTCCGGTAAGCGGTTTGGTTTATCGTTACGAGTGGCAGGCTAGGCACTCGAGAGCGCTAAAAGTCCAACCGGCCGTTTCCCTGGCACGGCATGATTCCTCTCACCCTCCTTTTTACATGCATGCGTCCATCCATCCGTCCATTCCAAACGTCACTTCCCCATTGCGACGCCCATGCGGCCATGCCTCTCTGCCAgtgtctctctcctccctctggtAGCAGCAGCCAGAAGCAGAGCGGTGAGTACGAGCCGTAGCGAGAGGTAGCAATATTTTATGTGACGGATGGCGACGGTGACGAGATGGGGACGTCTCCTGCTGGATCCCTGGGACTGGATGGACCGACGGGTACGTGACGGGGGATACATGGGCTCGCACAGCCTACTAGGCTAGCGCGACCGTCCGTCTTACATCACCAAACAGGTCACCATCCATGGCCGCCAGCTCCACAACGCCTGACCTCCTCGTGCTCCAAAACCACTCATGGAAATACAGCAAGGAGCCAAGCAGAGTATGGCcgcgtttagttcgcgaaaaattGGGTGAAAagtcactgtagcacatttcgttgttacttgacaaataatatttaatcatgaattaattaagtttaaaagattaatttcgtgctaatcagttagactgtgtaattagttattttttcaactatatttaatgcttcatgcatgtgtcgaaaggttcgatgtgacgggtactgtatgaaaaattttgagaactaaacggggcctataTTACAGGTGTTTTTTCCTGAAGGGAAATTCTTGAAGATCAGAGCTGGGATGCACATGCTTTTACCAATACCATGACACGTCTGGTCATCTACTACATTCTTTGTTGGAATGGTGCGCCCGTGTTCTTCTCTCGTCGCAAAAGATTCCAACGAGAGTACTAGCTCGTATGCATCAGATTTCGAGCTGATTGTGGTACAGCGACTTGAATTGGTGCCTcgcccaaatgctgccaaatgATATAATTTTCCCCTACCCGCAAAAATAAAGACATAATTTTTCCCTGCCTTCAATTCGGTGTGAGTTGGCTGAGAGCCTGAGACGAGGCAAACATTTAGAGTCGATCTAAAACGGGATTGCTATAGCAATCCAAGATATTCGAGGACGCAGGTGCCGCCGTCACCTCAGCCGCGCTCTACCTCACGGGGCCCACCTTCCCGTGCGCCGTGCTCGGGGAGGGACACCGTCGCCAGCTCCCGTGTGAGATGCATCGACGCCGTGTCGATGGAGTATCGGCGattaaatatatttatttttaaagttGAATCTGCCGATACTTCGCCGATACGTATCGGCCATGTGTCGACGGTATGTTGGTGTCGGACACCGACACGCTAGTTTGCTGCCGTGTCGGTGCTACAGAAACTCCAATTCCTCCTCCAACGCTGCTCACTCCCCTAGCTCTTCCTCTGTGCAGTCCTCTGATCCCGGTCGGCGATCTTCTCTAACATCCAAATCAGGGCCGTcctccaggctccagcacctGCTGTTTTCATTGCACAAATCCCACATATGTGCTGCCACTGCAAGTAGTTAGGAACTCGTCCCTGGCATCGGCACCCCTTGATGCCCAAGCGGCAAGGCGACTCGAGTTGAGGAAAGGGGAGTAGCGATGAGAATCGAGAGGGGAGTGGCGACAGTGCATCACGAATCGGGGTGGCGAGGCTACACGAGTTGAGAGAATCAGGTGGGGGAGGGCGCCGGTGTGACGGGAATCGAGAGGCGGTAGGGTGCTGTCGTGACGGTCGAAGCTTTTGACATGGTTGGATGGAGGCTAGAGGGGAGCGAGCGGAAGAGCAGCAGGGTGGGAGGGGGTTGGCGCCTGCCCCAGGCGGCGATGTGTGGAGGAACTGGGGAAGGCGACGGGACCAAGGAGGGGAACGGGCGAACGGGTGGGGGTTCGGGGATGGTCCAAGTTGAGTGTGGCTTGGGTTTAGTTCTAACGGGTTGTTGGGTTAATTCGACCCGTATTTAGGCTGCTGGTATATCCTCTGCAGGCCAGCTCAAGCTGGCTTGTTATACTAATGAGCAAAATGACGGTTCGGGCCGTTAATAAATTGCAACGAGACAAGCCGTGTGTGAGCTGAGCGAGCGAGCTAACAAGCATTTCATCCGtagtctttcttttttttcattcatAGAATCAGGGCACCTATTGGCTTCGGTTACTGGCTAAAGCACCATTTTTAATCCAATCTGTTAACCTCATCGATTTACTTGGCCCTTGTAAACCTGAAGGAAGTTTCAATGAAAAATATTTAGAACCAAAGTTGTTATTAGGGGTCTGTTTAGAtgaaacgcaaaatttttttgcgttggaatcttactaatttgaagtactaaatgaagtctatttacaaaattttttgcacagatgggtcgtaaatcgcgagacgaatctaatgatgctaattaatctatgattaatcaataattagcggatggttactgtagcaccactgttgCAACATGGATTAAAtatgttcattagattcgtctcgcgatttacagcccatctatgcaaaaagttttataaatagacttcatttagtactccatgcatgtgtcgaaacattcaatGTAATGGCTTTTTTGCATTTACGGGTTTATGggttgggaactaaacaggtgCTAGGTCGAGCGAGTTGTTTCATCTCACATCAAAGCATTATTTGTGACTCCTCAACCATGGGGCAAAAGTAAGGCCCTGTTTAattttttacatgtaaacgcaaaaagtCGTAAATGCATTGAAGtgaaaaaaaatcttgctaatttgaagtactaaataaagtctatttacaaaactttttgcatggttgggctgtaaatcgcgagacaaatctaatgagcctacttaatccatgatttgcaacagtgatgctacagtaactatccgctaattattgattaaacatgaattaattagcatcattagattcgtctcgcgatttacaactcatctatgcaaaaaattttacaaatagacttcatttagtacttcaaatgatcaagatttctttgtaaattttttttgcaaaatgaactaaacagaccCTAAATCATTTCACACAGAGGATAGACAGGCATGCAGCTAGGCCGTAGGTTCAGAAGTCTTGAGCGTAGGATGCCTGGCCGGCTGCAATTAGGATGTCTCAACCCCTCACAGAGCCTACTGCAGAATGGATGTAAAAGCACGGGATAACTGCACTGCCCTGAGGTTAGAGATCAGACTGGACTGGGGTTGCAGCAGCTGCCGGCTCTGTATGCATCTCCAATAATTCTCCATACGAGAGAACTGGTACGTATTTGGCAACGCAGAAAGTGGAGCAGGCACGCAGGCTCATAGCTTGGAAACTTCGGTGCGCTCAGGCTCGTAGGCGCAGTCACTGGAGTTTTAGCACATTTTTATGcatctgcatggagacttaaatctagatgaaataaaaaacacattgcgactgctgtctgtaaatggcgagacgaatgtaatgaacctaattaggttgTAATTAGATGttaaagtgctacagtaatgctatagtaaataacctctaatgacagattaattagctttattagattcgtctcgcgatttacagacgagttctgtaattatttttatgattagtctatatttaataattcaaatgtagaaagatattttttcaaaatttttacaccgTGCAACCAAACGGGGCAATCACAATCTCTCTGCTGGGGTTCAGACCATGAAACATCAACGTCGAATCTCATTGTGCGAGGACCTATGACGATTCCAGGAATCAGCTGATTTAATTACAGCAAGCAGTTTGACGGGCAGGAAGGCTGCTTTTACACGTTCACGCGCAGTAGTTCGTTGTTGGTTGTTCCACAAATCACATTTAAACAGTTTAAACTGTTCATTGGTACATGTCTATTTACAAGATTGAAGGGTGGGAAAAAAGCCATTTTATTTTTGTTAGTATCCAGTTGCATTGTCGTCACAGTAAGGAGAGTGTATTCACGATTAGAATAAATCGCAAAACCTCACCCTGCCGTTATTCGTGGACACATTCGGGCAGATTCTTAACATACCCTAATAATTCGATGCTCGTTTCATGATTTCTTCAAGTAGCTAAGCTGAACTGCTTTGAGAATCCAGCATCCTCCAAATGGAGCCAATATTCGTAGAAAATTTATTCCGTACAGATTCATAACATATGTTTAACATGAAAATGGAGAACTTTTGAACACGTGATGCAGCAAATTACATTCTTTAAGCGCAGTCGAGTCGATGGTTGTCGGTACcatgtagcagggatacccactcctactgcagcaaggcaggactcgcgtagtcatctgTAACTACGTCATAAggagcggagcagccgggccccacgggtcaggctcttacctcaccgggccaatggccccggacccgctccccgctctgagacgggtccggagacgccacgtgtcccagaggaggggaagctccgagacaacagccgagggcgcggaccccccataggggtctgggagctcccgcgtccatccggacctcccacgcgcgtagaatcaacataccgccggggggttcggagccgccacgtgtcccgcaggcgcgggcgtgggcgcgggcgcgggcgcgggtcttccgctagaagactcgcccacccaccgtattcaatgcgggtggttgaggcgtgctctcccgccgcggcacgcggggcagccattgtcaggcctcactgtagacagCATATTACCGTGGCACACAGTGCTGCTGCATGCGcctcatccgcgcagagcccgtctgccgcattaaatggatacgatggcacggcacttttccatcataccgcctacgccgcaagctacacggcccgttcagctacgctgcaggcaacgccgcaagctacaccctggtgccgtttcgacaagacagagCATGTGTATGCAGGACGGAGGATTCCCAGgagcagagcaaggaaatccaggaataagATCTCCTAtgcctgcaatgccataatgtatgaacagtatgctattttatactacatcaatTGGGCCcccctgtcggggacccaacggccatgtacgcacctcccttgagatataaaagggaggcactcGCTACAGGCTCTCTCAGACACACTCTGGACTCAGCACTAAGCTCTctcagactctctcgagactaagggaacacaagcaatacaacacacagtggacgtagggtattatgctccggcggcccgaaccactctaaatctgctgtgttcatcgtgttcttctagcgagatcgaactagtcctagctaacccccgagtactcaccctctgggctttggcgggtgcattacgccacctggctgtgggtttgcacaccacgacatttggcgcgccaggtagggggagaTTTAGCTGCTCTTAGTTCATCTCTTACTCGTCTTCATGattcgggtggttgagcactcccaccacgacgacgacgtggagatgacggagggtgtggcgtcattcgcgccacatgcctctcgccttcctgcgccaggggcaaccgtgcccgtggagcagccaccatcggcggcggcgcgcgctgcacgtcggcaagagtcagggcgcccgtcaagggccccctcacaagctgcgagcggcggagcgctggcagcagctagggagttgcttcgcaaccctccggctgctgcagccgggccagacgccctgaggcagtggcgggacgacgttgaccgtctcttccatctggctcaggcctcccccagttctgcaaggactgggcaacgacctccgcctggcaatgcggtggtaccctaccaccggcacCAGGGCGGAGCGTCGGCGTCCGTGTGCTCCCCCACAGTGagggggtgcacgaacagaagacctgcgggcggagctcaactgcaggcgtgcgggtgaggacgcccgcatctccgtggagatGGCGCGAGAGCGCCACCtaaacattgagggccgcaacctcaacgccgacttggatgtagcggcacccaagcctccgggaaATGCCCGGATACAAGCGGGCACCCCGGTagctggggtgggctgtgcttCACTGGCAgatcacctccgcgcggtggcatggccgtccaaattccgcccgcacctgccggagaagtacgacggtaccactaacccgtcggaatacctgcaggtgtacgttaccgccatcacagcaactggtggtaacgacgccgtcatggcgagctactttcatgtagccttgactgggctAGCCCGGACTTGGcccatgaacctcactcctgggacgattcagtcctgggaggagctctgtgcgaggttcactgcgaacttcgccgGTGCGTACCaacagcatggtgtggaggctcacctccacgctatgaggcagaaacccggagagacgttccgggcattcatctcgcgcttcaccaaggtacggggtaccgttcctcgtatctctgacgcatctattatcattgctttccgccagggggtacatgatgagaagatgctcgagaaactggcgaCACACGAGGTagaaagcgttaccacgcttttctccctggctgacaagtgtgccagggccgcgcatggcactcagcacCCCAAGATGGAGaagccaaggctggtggctccagggctaccgcccagggcggtggcaagaaaaagaagaacaagaaccggagtcgcggggagccacatcCCGGCGGTCCAgacgctgcagcagcagcaccagctactgcagcagcggctgggggccagaatgcgcatggcaaaGGCCCGCGCCCACAAGGTGGCagtggaggttcatgcccagtgcatcccaccgctcgccacagagccgctgactgccgcgagatccagaaactcgcgaagcgggtcagtggacGGCGTGAG comes from Panicum virgatum strain AP13 chromosome 4K, P.virgatum_v5, whole genome shotgun sequence and encodes:
- the LOC120703477 gene encoding protein CUP-SHAPED COTYLEDON 1-like, giving the protein MERFGVLGTRLGLDAGGGGGGELPPGFRFHPTDEELITYYLLRKAVDGGFCGRAIAEIDLNKCEPWELPDKAKMGEKEWYFYSLRDRKYPTGLRTNRATVAGYWKATGKDREIRSGRTGALVGMKKTLVFYRGRAPKGQKTHWVMHEYRLEGTYAYHYLSNSTRDEWVIARVFQKPGEVPPSRKQRLGLSSAAGGESCFSDSTSASIGGGGGGASASSALRPLLTDASLFAAAADSGSYCGAASASANNVFTGRELVPCFSTTTSPQDAALGIGQPYNPVPLAFEPPPAAAFFPNLRSLQDNLQLPLFLSGGLSAGASTLGQLGNGALHWPAAMEVKVEGRAAPQMAVGPGQLDGAFGWGF